In Sphingomonas sp., a single window of DNA contains:
- a CDS encoding alpha/beta hydrolase encodes MHQTLVAKLIACVALLSPATAAISDDKAIDGRFDVGGRSIRLACKGAGSPSVVIDAGMGTAPVEDPGWNAIADQVASTTRVCLYDRAGLGGSDPAPAGSRSSLDCAADLHAALSSARIEGPYLLVGHSVGGLHAQVFAAKYPSDTAGLVLVSTTHPDQFSKWLTLLPAPAQGEEKAVTEARSFLISMQTDPSKNEERLDMRASARQAHLLTSLGSKPVIIATHSPRFRMVPGLSEPLAVKLEDATQQMQRGYLSLSTNAHQNVAERAGHGLPHEAPKFVVDNILQGVAAVREHVVR; translated from the coding sequence ATGCACCAGACTCTTGTGGCGAAGCTCATCGCCTGCGTTGCTCTCCTCTCGCCCGCAACAGCTGCTATCAGCGACGATAAGGCGATCGACGGCCGTTTCGATGTAGGCGGGCGCTCCATACGGCTAGCCTGCAAGGGCGCAGGCAGTCCCTCCGTGGTGATCGACGCCGGGATGGGAACGGCACCTGTCGAAGACCCGGGCTGGAACGCAATCGCGGACCAAGTGGCCTCGACAACGCGAGTCTGCCTGTACGATCGCGCCGGTCTCGGCGGGAGCGATCCGGCACCAGCGGGGTCGCGCTCCAGCCTCGATTGCGCGGCTGACCTGCACGCCGCACTGTCCTCCGCCCGGATAGAGGGGCCCTACCTTCTGGTCGGCCATTCGGTAGGCGGGCTCCACGCGCAGGTGTTCGCCGCCAAATATCCATCCGACACCGCCGGGCTCGTGCTGGTGTCTACGACGCATCCCGATCAATTTTCGAAATGGCTAACGCTGTTGCCCGCGCCCGCCCAGGGCGAGGAAAAGGCTGTCACCGAGGCACGCTCCTTTCTTATCAGTATGCAGACGGATCCCAGCAAAAACGAAGAACGGCTGGATATGCGGGCAAGCGCGAGGCAGGCGCATCTCCTCACCTCGCTTGGCAGCAAGCCGGTCATCATCGCTACGCACAGCCCGCGCTTCCGCATGGTGCCCGGCTTGTCGGAGCCGCTTGCCGTCAAGCTGGAAGACGCAACGCAGCAAATGCAGCGCGGATATCTGTCGCTGTCGACCAATGCGCATCAGAACGTCGCCGAACGGGCTGGCCATGGCCTGCCGCACGAAGCACCGAAGTTCGTAGTCGACAACATTCTTCAAGGTGTCGCGGCGGTCCGGGAGCACGTAGTTCGATAA